A stretch of DNA from Thermodesulfobacteriota bacterium:
CGCAGGCCCGGTCGAAATCGTGCAGCTTGCGGGAGACGTCGCCCAGGCCGGTCAGGGCATAGGGATTGGTGGCCTCCAGCTCCACCGCCTTCCGGAAGGCGATGCCCGCCTCCATGTACTTGCCCTGCTTGAACAGGCTGTGGCCCTTCTTGCAAAGCTCAATGACGCTCAGGCGGGTTTCGCGGTCTTCACGGAGAGTCTTCTCTGGCTTCATCATCATCGCCGGCAGGGTGTGAGGTTTGGTTGTGGTGGGACAGGTTCGCGGCACAGGCTCCGGAGCACTGTCATCGAGGCCGATGACGTGGCTTGGCACGACGCCCGGTCCCGGAGCCGGAGCTACTATAACAAAAGGCGTCCGGGAGCGCAAACATTGACAACCCATCGTATTCATGGTATTTCCGACTCGGCGACCCGCAGCGGGCTGGTACCCATCCCATGCCGGAAGAGACCGGGCCGCTGCCTGTCCGGTCCCATGCCGGGCATCGGGGCAGGGCCGGATGGCTGCTCGAAGCACCGAGCAGCGCCGACGGACGGCCGGCGTAGCTCAGTGGTAGAGCAGCTGATTCGTAATCAGCAGGCCGCGGGTTCGAATCCCATCGCCGGCTCCATGAAGAGCAAAGGGGGCTCCGGGTCAAGCCGGAGCCCCCTTTTTCGTGCCCTGGCCGGTCCCTGGCGGCGCGTCAAGGATCGTGGCTGTCCACCAGGACCTCCGGATAGAGCCGGGCCATGCAATCCGGGCAGATGCCGTGGCTGAACTCGGCCAGGGTGTGGCGCTGGAAATAGGCTTCAACCTGCTGCCACAGGCCCTGGTCGTCCCGGATCTTCTTGCAGACCGCGCAGATGGGGATGATGCCCCTGAGGGTTCGGATCTCATCCAGAGCGGCGGACAGCTCGGAGATGGCCTCCTCCCGCTGGGCCTGGATGGCCTCGCGTCCCCGGATCTCCTCTCGCAGCCGGACATTGGCCCGCTCCAGCTCCCCGGTACGCCGGGCCACCGTGTCCTCCAGGCCGTCCAGGGTCCGGCGCAGGGAGCGGGACATGGTGTTGAAGGCTGCGGCCAGCTCGAAGAGCTCCAGGCCCCGGGGCAGGGGCACCTCCTCGCCCAGCCGGGCTTCGTCCGCGGCAATCCCTTTGGCCTGGGCATGCAGCAGCTGGACCGGCCTCGTCACCCAGGCCCGCAGGATGGCACGCTGCAGGCCAAACAGGCCGCCCAGGAGGACGAGCAGGCCGCCGGACAGCCGCCAGGCAAAGGCGTTGCCCCTGGCGAAGGCCGCGTCGAGGGGGATCCGGATGGAGACCGCCGAGACCACCTCCCCCACCGAGCGGCCGAAGCTGCGGCTGCTGCCGTAACGGGCCACGAGGCCCGCCGGCGCCCGTGCCGCGGTATCGTGGCAGCGCAGGCAGCCCTCCTCCATCGTTTCCCCTCGCTTGAGAAAGACGAAGAAGGTCTCGCCGCCGATGGTACGGATCGTTCGCTCCTCCGTAAGCTCCGGGTCCTGGCTCAGGGCGATGAGGAAGTCCCGCTCATAGCTGTCTGCCTCGTTTTCCGGGGACCGGGCGTTGATGGCGCATTCCTTGTAATAGTATTGCGGCTCCTGCAGGCCCTGAAACTCCCGGTCGATCTCCCGGATGGCGTAGGTGGAGCTCATCCAGCGGGGATCGAAGTAGTCCGGCGGCCGGAAGGGATCGGAAAGCTCGAAGACCGCCGGCTTGAGGCTGTGGGCGAAATAGGCGTGGGTGGCCAGGTTGCGGTTCAGGAGCAGGCGGGCCTCGGTGGCGGCGCTCGCAAGGGCCGCGGCATGCATGGTCTGCCGGACCGCGGCCACCAGCATCGCCCCGGCCAGGAGATAGACGAGGCCAACGGCCAGCGAAACGGTGCCCAGGCCGAATCGGGGACGGGGAACGGTCATGGCGTCGGCCTCCTTGAGCGGTGAGACCTCTCAGGCTCGTGGCCGAGAGGGCGTGCTCGGGCTACCCCTCGGCGAGACCGCTCCTGTCCATTATGGCAGATACTGTGCCCCACCGGGGAGGGGGGGGCAGGGCGGCCGTGGCCTACGGGAAGCGGGCGATCACCGCGGTGACGTCATCCTCCTGGCGGCGGCCCTGGGCGAAGACCGCCAGGGTCGTCTTCAGGACGTCACATATGGCGGCGGCCGGCTGGCCCGCCTGCTGGCAGAGCAGCTGGCGCAGCCGCTCCTTGCCCAAGGGGCTGCCACCGGCGCTTCTGGTCTCCCACAGGCCGTCCGTGCCAATGAGGAGGACCCCGCCCGCCGGGATCCGGGTTCGTCCTTCCTGAAACACGGCGCCGGCCATGACCCCCAGGGCCAGGCCCGGTCCGGCCAGCTCCTGGCAGGAATCCTGCCCCGGATCGTAGAGAAGGGCCGGCTCGTGGCCGGCGCGCACCCAGACCAGCTCCCGGCAGTCGCTGTCGATCTCGGCGTAGAACAGGGTGACAAAGCGGCCCGAGGGCTCGATGTCCGTCACCAGCTGCTCGTTGACCGCGGCAATGAGCGCGGCCGGCCCCACCGCCTGCCTGGCCTGGAGCCTGAGCAGGGCTCGCACTGTGGTCATGAGGAGGGCAGATGGGATGCCGTGGTCCGACACATCCGCCACCACCAGGCCCAGCCGGGGCGGGCTGCCGGGCCGCTCCAGGTAGTCGTAATAGTCGCCCGAGGTCTCCTCGCAGGGCTGCCACAGACCGGCCACTTCCACGCCAGGCCAGGCTGGCACGGTGCGGGGCAGCAGATTCTCCTGGACCTCCCGGGCCAGCTCCAGGCCCTGGCGCATCCGCTCCCCCTCCCGCAGGCCCTCGGTCATCTCGTTGATGACATCGCCGCAGTAGCCCAGCTCGTCGCTGGCCGTGACCTGGAGCCGGCCGGCAAGAGAGCCCTGGCGAACGGCCTCCAGCCGCTGGACGATCCGTCCCAGGGGACGGGACAGGCTGCGGCTCACCAGGAGGGTGAGGCCGATGCCCACCCCGGCGAACACCGCCAGATTGGTGACCAGGGGGGCCTGCAGCCAGAGCGCGGCCCTCTGGGGGTCGGCGGCGGTGAGGCGGCGGACCAGGCCGTAGATGGAAAGAAGGGGAATGAGATTGGTGGCCAGGAGCAGGGAGAGGAGACGCGTGCGGATGCGGATGCGCACCGTGCCCGGTACCCCGGCCAGGCCGCCGCCTGGGAAGAGGATGGGCGCCAGGCGGTGCTGCAGGATCGCCTCCAGGATGAAGAAGGCGATGGTGGCGGTGATGAGACCGGTGTGCACTGCCCGCAGAATGGCGGTCTGCACCACCAGGGGGCCGGCGGCCTGGACATGGAAGAACCAGCCGTAGACCACCGCGGCGAGAAGCCACAGACCCAGATCCAGGGCCATGAGCACCAGGGGCTCGTTGAGCAGGCGCTGGCGGCCGCGCAAGAGCTCGGCCGCCGGCGCCGCAAGGGGGGCGCGCCGGCGGAGCAGCCGGCGGGTCGGCTGCTCGTAGGCCAGGGTGAAAAGGGCTGCCCCGGCAAAGGCGGCGGGCACGTAGAGCCAGTCGACCCGGGCGGCGGCCGCGGCCACGGCCGGGGCCAGCACCGGGTCGGCGCGGTGCACGAGAAGCTGCACCACCAGAAAGCCGGCCAGGTTGGCGAGGCCGTTGGCCAGGAGCATGGCGTTGCGTACCCGCCACAGGCGGTAAGGGGTCATGGCCGCCGCCCTCTAGTCATGGCGCAGGGCCGCCATCGGGTCGAGATCCGCGGCCCGGCGGGCCGGGTAGAGGCCGAAGACCAGGCCAACCCCGATGCTGATTCCCAGGGAGAGCACCAGGCTGGTCCAAGTCACCGCGGTGGTCAGGCCGGTGAGTCGGGAGATGATCCAGGGGATGAGAAAGCCCAGGGCCACCCCCAGAAGGCCGCCGGTGGTGGAGAGCACCGCGGTCTCCACCAGGAACTGGGAGACGATGTGGCGGCGCTTGGCGCCCACCGCGCGGCGGATGCCGATCTCCCGGGTGCGCTCGGTCACCGAGGCGAGCATGATGTTCATGATCCCGATCCCGCCCACCACCAGGCTGATGGCGGCAATGGACCCCAGGACGATGTTGAAGGTTCTCTTGGTGGCCTCCGCCTCCCGCAACAGGGCCAGGGGAACCTGCAGGCGGAAGTCCGGCCGGGGGTGGAAGCGGGCCAGGGCAGCGCCCATGGCGGCAGCGGTGGCGTCCACCTCCTCCTGGGAGGTGACTTCCACCAGGATCTGCTGCAGCTCCACCCGCTCCCGGATGCGGCTGCCGGCCGCCCGGCGCACGGTGATGTCCCCGGACCGCTCCTTGAGGGTGGAGATGGGCAGGTAGACATCCTGACCGCTCTGGGGGGACTCGATGCCGCCTCCGGTCTCGGCCTCGGCACCCAGCACCCCGACCACCTCAAACACCCCTTCCCCCAGACGCAGGTAGGTCCCCAGGAGGGGCTGGCCAGGAGCGAGCCGCCGGGCCACCGGCTCGGCCAGCACCACCACGTTGGCGCGGCCGGCCAGATCCTGGTCCAGAAGCAGGCGGCCGGCCACGAGGGGCCGCTTGACCAGGGCGAACCAGTCCGGGGTGGTGCCCACCAGGCGCACGTCCATGGCCTCGGTCCCCAGGCGGGCGGTCTTGCGCACCGTCTTCACCGGCACCGCCCGCCGCACCGCCGGCAGGGTCTCCAGGATGCGCCGGTGGTCGTCGTAGGTGAGGCCAAAGACGCTCATGTGGGAATCCTGGCGGGCCCCGGACTCATCCTCCGCCGGCTTCACCGAGCTGGCCAGGATGTTGGTGCTGCCCAGGCGGCGGATCCGCTCCAGGGCCTCCCGGCTCGCCCCCTCGCCCACCGCCAGCATGGCGATGACGCTGCCCACCCCGAAAACCATCCCCAGCATGGTGAGCAGGGAGCGCAGGCCATGACGCCGGAGATTCTGGATGCCGAGGCGGATGTCCCTTTGGATGAGCATGGACGACAATCACTCGATTCGGTCCAGGCGGCCGTCCCGCAGGTGGAGCCGGGCTTGGGCCATGGCCGCCACCTCCGGCTCATGGGTCACCATGAGCACGGTTTTGCCCTGGCGGTGCAGGCCCAGGAACAGGTCCATGATCTGGGCGCCGGTGGCGGTGTCCAGATTGCCGGTGGGCTCGTCGGCCAGGATGATGGCCGGGTCGTTCATGAGGGCACGGGCGATGGCTACCCGTTGCTGCTGGCCGCCGGACAGCTCGGCCGGCCGGTGGTGCAGGCGGTCGGCCAGGCCCAGGGCGGCCACCAGCCTGGCCAGCCGGTCCGGGTCTACCGGCGCGCGGCCGCCCGGACGGTACAAAAGGGGCAGCTCGATATTCTCCCGCACCGTCAGCTGGGGGATGAGATGGAAGCTCTGGAAGACGAAGCCGAGGTGCCGGGAGCGCAGCTCCGCCAGCTGGTCGTCGGCCAGGAGGCGGGTGTCCTGGCCCTGGATGCGCAGGGAGCCGGAGCTGGGGCGGTCCAGGCAGCCCAGGAGGGCGAGCAGGGTGCTCTTGCCCGAGCCGCTCGGCCCCATGATCGCCCAGAAGCTGCCGGCGGCAAAGGAGAAGGACAGCTGGTCCAGGGCCCGCACCTGGCTGGCGCCCACGGTGTAGAGGCGGCTCACCTGGTCGAGGGCGACGATGGGCTCGCCGGGGCCCGGCTCCGGCGGCATCATGGCCGGGGCGGCGGGCGGTCCGGTCGGCCGGCGCCCTTGGCCCGCTCCTGGACTGGGCCGGGGGTGTCTGGTCCCTCGGCGGCGGGCGGCGCCAGGAGCACCTCCTCACCGGGGGCCAGGCCGCTGGCGATCTGGACGAACCGGTTGTTGTCCGGGCCCAGCTCCACCGGTTGCGGCCGCACCGCGCCACCAGTGCGCACCCAGACCAGGGCCTGGCCCCCGGCGCGGCGCACCGCCTGCACCGGCACCACCAGGGCCTGCTCGATCCGGTCGACCAGGATCTCGGCCTGGCAGCTCATGCCGGTGCGCAGGCCGTCGCCGTCGCCATCGATCTCGATGCTGGTGGAATACACCTTGAGATCCGGGCTCAGCCACAGGCTCTGGGGGTCCGGCAAAGGGGCGATGGCGGTGACCCGGCCGGTGAAGACCGCGCCGGGGAGAGCCACCACGGTCAGCCGCACCCGCTGGCCGATGGCGATCTTCTTGAGGCTCGACTCGTGGATCTTGACCTCGGCGGAGAAGGCGCCGGCCCGGGGCAGGATGATGAGATCCTGGCGCTCCACCACCTCCTGTCCCTCGGCCAGGGGCTCGGTGTTGCCCCGGAAGCTCAGCTGCCGGCCGGAGGTGGCGTAGACCACCTGACCGTCCGCCGGGGCCCGGATGAGTGTCTTGTCGAGCTGGTCGTGGATGCGGGCCAGCTTCTCCTCCTCCCGGGCCAGCTCCGCCTCCTTGGCCTTGACCTCGGCGCGGGCCTGGATGACATCCGCGGCCGCCTTGCGCCGGGCCCGCTCCAGGGCCATGGTGGCCTGGGACAGACCTGAGGCCAGCTCGGCCCGCCGGCGGCTGGCGGTGAAGTCCCGCAACAGATCCCGGCTGGCCACCGCCAGCTCCAGGTCCAGACCAGCCTTTCTGGCCGCGATCTCGTCTGCCGACAGCTCGGTCTGGGACAGGTACTGCTCGTCGAAGAGGATGCGGGACCAGCGCAGCTTCTCCTCGGCCCGGCGCAGATCCTCCTGCGCCAGGGCGATTCTGGTCTCCGCCTCCTTGAGCTCCTTGGGCAGCTCGCCCTGATCGTACTTGTCCCGGTCCATGCGGGCAAAGGCCAGATCGGTCTGGGCCTTCTCCACGTCGCTGGCCGCCTGGTTCTCCACCACCGCCAGGTTCTCCCGGGCCCGGATCGCCGCCGAGCGGGCGTTCTCCACCCGGATCTCCTGGTCCACCCGGCTCTCCTGCAGGCGGCTGGCGTCCAGCTCCACCAGGACCCGGCCGGCCTCCACCTTCTCCCCCTCCGGCACCAGAAACAGGATGGTGGTGCGGCCTTCCACTTGGCTCTTCAGGACCTCCTGTTCCCGGGGCTGGATGGTGCCGGATTCGGTGACCGAGATGGCCAGGGGCTCCAGCCGAGCGGCGAAGACGGGCAGCGAGGCCGGATCCGGCCCCGCCGGGCCGGCCAGCCAGTCCCGCCCCAGCCAGCCAACCAGGGCCAGCACCAGGAGCGACAGCCCCAGGACGGGAGCGAGCGGCTGGCGGCCGGATTGTTTCTCGATCATGGGGGACAAGGTCATGGGAGACGGCGTGATGCTGCTGGATACCTGCGCCCTCTTATGGCTTGCCCAAAGCGGCGGGCCATTGTCGGATGCGGCTCGCAACCGTCTGAACAGTGAGCCGCTGGTTCCCAGTATGGCGTAGAAACCATTCTGTGACCTGTCGTCACCGGGCCGGGCCGTTGCCCTGCCGGCCATCCTTAGGAACCGTCCCCATCGTCTGTCCTCCCGGGCCGGTATTCCTGCCACAACCCTGCACTGTCCACCGCCAGAGCGCCCAGATCCCGTTGCAGGGCCAGCTCCGCCAGCCGGTAGCTGACCAGGGCGGCGGTGCGGGCGTTCTGGGCCAGCAGCAACGAATCCTGGGCATCCAAGAGGTCACGGATCTGGGCCCGGCCAGCCTCCAGAAAGAGATTGGCCGAGGCCACCCGGCGCTCTGCCAGGGCCACCGCCGTGGTCTGGACGGCGATCTCCTCTCCGGCGGTAGCCAGGGCGGCCAGGTCGGCGCGCACCGCAGCCTTGATCTCGTCCTCCAGGGCCTGCACCGCCCGGATGGCGGCCTCCAGATCCAGGAGCCGCGCCCGGAGGGCGATGACCTCGGCCCGGCGATCCAGGGGCAGATCCACGGCCAGGGCCGCCGAGGCCAGGCCCCGGTCCAGCCGCAGCCGGGCATCGGACAGGCTGGCCGAAGCCAGGCTGCGGGCCTCGCCGGCGGTGGCCGCCAGCACCAGGTCGGCACCGGGCCGCAGGGCGTCGGCGGCTACCAGCACGGCCCGCTGGGCATCCTCCACCCGGCCCAGGGCGACCCGCAGGTCCAGGCGCTGGGCCAGGGCCAGCCTGACGGCGGCTTCGGCTTCCATGCTCAGGTGGCCGGCGGCGGCGCCAGGATTCGGCTGGTGCATCTCGTCCGGCTGGGCGAGCAGCCGATGGAGCTCCTGGCGGTCCGGCTCCAGGGCCGCGTCCGCCGGCAGGCCGAGGGCGATCTTGAACTGGTCCAGGCGGTTGGCCAGGGCCTCCTGGGCGGCCAGCAGGCGGCTCCGAGCCCGGAGCTCGTTCTGGACCGCCTGGCTGACCTGGATCTCGGACAGGCGGCCGGCCTCGCCCAGGCGCCGGGCCCGGGCCGCGGAGGCGGCCAGGCGCCGGTGGTTGGCGGCGGCGTTGTCCATGACGTCCCAGGCCTGGAGGACATTGAGAAAATCCGTGGCCAGGTCAACGGCGAAGCGGCGTTTGTACTCCTCGAAGGCCCACAGGGCGTAGGTGACCTCCCGCTCGGCCTGGGTCAGGGGCTCCCGGACGATGTCCCGGCCCGAGCCAGCCAGAAGCGGCAGGGTGATGGTGGCGTCGGCGATGAGGCCCAGGGAGGAGGCGCGGTCCAGGGTCAGGAGGCGAACGAGATCCACGGCCAGGCTGGCGGTCCAGGCCAGGCCCGAGGTCAGCTGCTGGGCTGCGGCGAGATCGGCGTGGCTGGTGAGGCCGGTGGCGGTGCGGGACCCGGAGGCGTCGCTCTCCAGCAGCGCGGCCACGGTGCCAGCCCAGCTGGCGGTAAACCGCAAGGCGGCCAGATTCAGGTCCAGCCCGGCCCGGAAGACCTCCTCCTTGGCGGTCTGGTACTCCCGGCTGTTCCGGGCCCCCACGGCCAGGGCCTCGGCGAGGGAGAGCACGAGGGGCGAGGGCAAAGGGGTGAGGGGGGCGTCGGCCGGGGCCGGCGGCGCCGGAGCGACCGGCCAGCCGGCCGGCGGCGGCAGGGCGTCGCTGCCCAGGGCCGCCGGGCCGCTGGCCGGCAGGTCCTGGGC
This window harbors:
- a CDS encoding methyl-accepting chemotaxis protein — translated: MTVPRPRFGLGTVSLAVGLVYLLAGAMLVAAVRQTMHAAALASAATEARLLLNRNLATHAYFAHSLKPAVFELSDPFRPPDYFDPRWMSSTYAIREIDREFQGLQEPQYYYKECAINARSPENEADSYERDFLIALSQDPELTEERTIRTIGGETFFVFLKRGETMEEGCLRCHDTAARAPAGLVARYGSSRSFGRSVGEVVSAVSIRIPLDAAFARGNAFAWRLSGGLLVLLGGLFGLQRAILRAWVTRPVQLLHAQAKGIAADEARLGEEVPLPRGLELFELAAAFNTMSRSLRRTLDGLEDTVARRTGELERANVRLREEIRGREAIQAQREEAISELSAALDEIRTLRGIIPICAVCKKIRDDQGLWQQVEAYFQRHTLAEFSHGICPDCMARLYPEVLVDSHDP
- a CDS encoding SpoIIE family protein phosphatase; the protein is MTPYRLWRVRNAMLLANGLANLAGFLVVQLLVHRADPVLAPAVAAAAARVDWLYVPAAFAGAALFTLAYEQPTRRLLRRRAPLAAPAAELLRGRQRLLNEPLVLMALDLGLWLLAAVVYGWFFHVQAAGPLVVQTAILRAVHTGLITATIAFFILEAILQHRLAPILFPGGGLAGVPGTVRIRIRTRLLSLLLATNLIPLLSIYGLVRRLTAADPQRAALWLQAPLVTNLAVFAGVGIGLTLLVSRSLSRPLGRIVQRLEAVRQGSLAGRLQVTASDELGYCGDVINEMTEGLREGERMRQGLELAREVQENLLPRTVPAWPGVEVAGLWQPCEETSGDYYDYLERPGSPPRLGLVVADVSDHGIPSALLMTTVRALLRLQARQAVGPAALIAAVNEQLVTDIEPSGRFVTLFYAEIDSDCRELVWVRAGHEPALLYDPGQDSCQELAGPGLALGVMAGAVFQEGRTRIPAGGVLLIGTDGLWETRSAGGSPLGKERLRQLLCQQAGQPAAAICDVLKTTLAVFAQGRRQEDDVTAVIARFP
- a CDS encoding ABC transporter permease codes for the protein MLIQRDIRLGIQNLRRHGLRSLLTMLGMVFGVGSVIAMLAVGEGASREALERIRRLGSTNILASSVKPAEDESGARQDSHMSVFGLTYDDHRRILETLPAVRRAVPVKTVRKTARLGTEAMDVRLVGTTPDWFALVKRPLVAGRLLLDQDLAGRANVVVLAEPVARRLAPGQPLLGTYLRLGEGVFEVVGVLGAEAETGGGIESPQSGQDVYLPISTLKERSGDITVRRAAGSRIRERVELQQILVEVTSQEEVDATAAAMGAALARFHPRPDFRLQVPLALLREAEATKRTFNIVLGSIAAISLVVGGIGIMNIMLASVTERTREIGIRRAVGAKRRHIVSQFLVETAVLSTTGGLLGVALGFLIPWIISRLTGLTTAVTWTSLVLSLGISIGVGLVFGLYPARRAADLDPMAALRHD
- a CDS encoding ABC transporter ATP-binding protein, with translation MMPPEPGPGEPIVALDQVSRLYTVGASQVRALDQLSFSFAAGSFWAIMGPSGSGKSTLLALLGCLDRPSSGSLRIQGQDTRLLADDQLAELRSRHLGFVFQSFHLIPQLTVRENIELPLLYRPGGRAPVDPDRLARLVAALGLADRLHHRPAELSGGQQQRVAIARALMNDPAIILADEPTGNLDTATGAQIMDLFLGLHRQGKTVLMVTHEPEVAAMAQARLHLRDGRLDRIE
- a CDS encoding HlyD family efflux transporter periplasmic adaptor subunit, coding for MIEKQSGRQPLAPVLGLSLLVLALVGWLGRDWLAGPAGPDPASLPVFAARLEPLAISVTESGTIQPREQEVLKSQVEGRTTILFLVPEGEKVEAGRVLVELDASRLQESRVDQEIRVENARSAAIRARENLAVVENQAASDVEKAQTDLAFARMDRDKYDQGELPKELKEAETRIALAQEDLRRAEEKLRWSRILFDEQYLSQTELSADEIAARKAGLDLELAVASRDLLRDFTASRRRAELASGLSQATMALERARRKAAADVIQARAEVKAKEAELAREEEKLARIHDQLDKTLIRAPADGQVVYATSGRQLSFRGNTEPLAEGQEVVERQDLIILPRAGAFSAEVKIHESSLKKIAIGQRVRLTVVALPGAVFTGRVTAIAPLPDPQSLWLSPDLKVYSTSIEIDGDGDGLRTGMSCQAEILVDRIEQALVVPVQAVRRAGGQALVWVRTGGAVRPQPVELGPDNNRFVQIASGLAPGEEVLLAPPAAEGPDTPGPVQERAKGAGRPDRPPPRP
- a CDS encoding TolC family protein: PVLVVAIILAACAPASQQLAATDDAVHAILSQRRTEAIGHDEPFTVERPADLLRRRLQEAQDLPASGPAALGSDALPPPAGWPVAPAPPAPADAPLTPLPSPLVLSLAEALAVGARNSREYQTAKEEVFRAGLDLNLAALRFTASWAGTVAALLESDASGSRTATGLTSHADLAAAQQLTSGLAWTASLAVDLVRLLTLDRASSLGLIADATITLPLLAGSGRDIVREPLTQAEREVTYALWAFEEYKRRFAVDLATDFLNVLQAWDVMDNAAANHRRLAASAARARRLGEAGRLSEIQVSQAVQNELRARSRLLAAQEALANRLDQFKIALGLPADAALEPDRQELHRLLAQPDEMHQPNPGAAAGHLSMEAEAAVRLALAQRLDLRVALGRVEDAQRAVLVAADALRPGADLVLAATAGEARSLASASLSDARLRLDRGLASAALAVDLPLDRRAEVIALRARLLDLEAAIRAVQALEDEIKAAVRADLAALATAGEEIAVQTTAVALAERRVASANLFLEAGRAQIRDLLDAQDSLLLAQNARTAALVSYRLAELALQRDLGALAVDSAGLWQEYRPGRTDDGDGS